DNA from Nitrospira sp.:
ACGCCTTCAGGGCCCATTCTTCACCAGGACACCCCTGCATGGTCATGGCAACTTCCAGGAACTCGATCAATTCCTCTTCTGTGATGCCTTTATCGCACGCCATCTTGACATAGGCTCGGATACAGGGCTCACATCGGATCGCAATGGAGATCGCCATGGCCGTGAGCAGTTTGTACTTGGCTGCGACGGTTGCATCTCGATAGGCTTCCTGCCGCATACGCAGCAGCCCGCCAGTGACTTTGGGACTCAGCTTTCTCAATTCAGTAAATAGCTCGGTTTCTTTCGTTGTGGGTTCCGTCATGACGATTTCCATCCTCTCGCCTACAATACTCCATTGATTCGCTGTAGCCGCCAGCTATGGCTGCACCTGCCGCGCTTTGTATGCCGATAGCGGGCTGCTGGCGCCTTCTATAGCTTTGATCAACACCTCCACACCACTTTTCTCC
Protein-coding regions in this window:
- a CDS encoding carboxymuconolactone decarboxylase family protein, giving the protein MTEPTTKETELFTELRKLSPKVTGGLLRMRQEAYRDATVAAKYKLLTAMAISIAIRCEPCIRAYVKMACDKGITEEELIEFLEVAMTMQGCPGEEWALKAYQAYKEYVSGTEPGESSGICCAH